One Kineococcus radiotolerans SRS30216 = ATCC BAA-149 DNA window includes the following coding sequences:
- a CDS encoding rhodanese-like domain-containing protein — translation MTGTTAEPPEAPLVDAATAARAVAAGALLVDVRSDAGRAAAGDLPGAVVVAKTEVARRFTPGGPDAVPGLTGRDRPVVVVCGSPAGSAPVAAQLLAAGFTDVVHVDGGFPAWKAAGLPAGGPADSTEP, via the coding sequence GTGACCGGGACCACCGCGGAACCGCCCGAGGCGCCGCTCGTCGACGCCGCGACCGCCGCGCGCGCCGTCGCCGCGGGCGCGCTGCTCGTCGACGTCCGCAGCGACGCCGGCCGTGCGGCGGCGGGCGACCTGCCCGGGGCCGTCGTCGTGGCCAAGACCGAGGTGGCGCGCCGGTTCACCCCGGGCGGGCCGGACGCCGTCCCCGGGCTGACCGGCCGGGACCGGCCCGTCGTCGTGGTCTGCGGCTCACCCGCGGGCTCCGCTCCCGTGGCCGCCCAGCTGCTGGCCGCCGGTTTCACCGACGTCGTGCACGTCGACGGGGGGTTCCCGGCGTGGAAGGCCGCCGGGCTGCCCGCGGGCGGACCCGCGGACTCGACGGAGCCCTGA
- a CDS encoding amino acid ABC transporter permease, whose translation MSRTTGTTATTPVTTPEPEPAPAPPAAAAPALRVLPARHPGRWVATAAVAVLAAMAVHALVTNPAWDWPTVGEFLFSATILESLWLTVELTLVGTAIGLVLGTVLALMRMSGNPLLKAVSFTYVSVFRSVPLILQLLFWYNMAILYDRIGFGVPFGPQFWTISTQDLIGPVTAAFLGLGLHQAAYFAEIVRSGFLAVDPGQREAAAALGIPRLRQFRRIQLPQALRVIVPTTGNEVIGLLKGTSVVYVMALPELFYQVQVVYNRTGQVIPLLLVAAVWYFVLTTALSALQWLVERHYGRGSSRGPAGTPLPGLVRTLRAARARRQEVSR comes from the coding sequence ATGAGCCGGACGACCGGGACCACCGCCACCACACCCGTCACCACACCCGAACCCGAACCCGCCCCCGCGCCGCCCGCCGCCGCGGCCCCGGCGCTGCGGGTCCTGCCCGCCCGCCACCCCGGGCGCTGGGTCGCCACCGCCGCCGTGGCGGTGCTCGCCGCGATGGCCGTCCACGCGCTGGTGACCAACCCCGCGTGGGACTGGCCGACGGTCGGGGAGTTCCTGTTCTCGGCCACCATCCTGGAGTCGCTGTGGCTGACCGTGGAACTCACCCTGGTGGGCACCGCGATCGGCCTCGTGCTGGGAACCGTCCTGGCCCTCATGCGGATGTCGGGCAACCCCCTGCTGAAGGCGGTCAGCTTCACCTACGTGAGCGTCTTCCGCTCCGTCCCGCTGATCCTGCAACTGCTGTTCTGGTACAACATGGCGATCCTCTACGACCGGATCGGTTTCGGCGTCCCCTTCGGGCCGCAGTTCTGGACGATCTCGACGCAGGACCTCATCGGCCCGGTGACCGCGGCGTTCCTGGGCCTGGGTCTGCACCAGGCGGCGTACTTCGCCGAGATCGTCCGGTCGGGGTTCCTCGCCGTCGACCCGGGCCAGCGCGAGGCCGCGGCGGCGCTGGGCATCCCCCGGCTGCGCCAGTTCCGCCGGATCCAGCTCCCGCAGGCCCTGCGCGTCATCGTCCCCACCACGGGCAACGAGGTCATCGGCCTGCTCAAGGGGACCTCGGTCGTCTACGTCATGGCCCTGCCGGAACTCTTCTACCAGGTGCAGGTCGTCTACAACCGCACCGGTCAGGTCATCCCGCTGCTGCTGGTGGCGGCCGTCTGGTACTTCGTCCTGACCACCGCGCTGTCGGCGCTGCAGTGGCTCGTCGAGCGCCACTACGGGCGCGGGAGTTCCCGCGGTCCCGCCGGGACCCCCCTGCCGGGGCTGGTCCGCACCCTGCGCGCCGCCCGGGCCCGTCGTCAGGAGGTGTCGCGGTGA
- a CDS encoding ATP-grasp domain-containing protein, whose translation MTSVEDHPVAAWSFATDAEPRVHVVHENPDWFPPFEAAFRAQGVPFQEVLLTGGSIDLDAEPAPGVYWSRLSASAHTRDHARTKEFTRAVFAWLEGWGRRVVGGTGVVELEVSKVAQHALLRRHGFDVPRTLAVFGREDLPARARELEVPFITKHNQGGKGLGVRRFDTHEDFDAYVASPEFEEPADGTTLLQEFLRSAEPFVTRAEFVGGRFVYAVRVDTSAGSFELCPADACEVPDVVPFALREEITAEHPLVRRYEELLAAAGVEIAGIEFMETADGRTVTYDINTNTNYNPAVEAVAPRSGPGEIARYLGDLLRAETSS comes from the coding sequence ATGACGAGCGTCGAGGACCACCCCGTCGCGGCCTGGTCGTTCGCGACCGACGCCGAACCGCGCGTCCACGTCGTGCACGAGAACCCCGACTGGTTCCCGCCCTTCGAGGCGGCCTTCCGGGCGCAGGGCGTCCCCTTCCAGGAGGTCCTGCTCACCGGCGGGTCGATCGACCTCGACGCCGAACCGGCGCCGGGCGTCTACTGGTCGCGGCTCAGCGCGTCCGCGCACACCCGCGACCACGCGCGGACGAAGGAGTTCACCCGCGCCGTCTTCGCCTGGCTGGAGGGGTGGGGTCGTCGCGTGGTCGGCGGGACCGGCGTCGTGGAGCTCGAGGTCAGCAAGGTCGCCCAGCACGCGCTGCTGCGCCGCCACGGTTTCGACGTGCCGCGGACGCTGGCCGTCTTCGGGCGCGAGGACCTCCCGGCCCGGGCCCGCGAGCTGGAGGTGCCGTTCATCACCAAGCACAACCAGGGGGGCAAGGGCCTGGGGGTGCGCCGGTTCGACACCCACGAGGACTTCGACGCCTACGTCGCCTCGCCGGAGTTCGAGGAACCCGCCGACGGCACCACCCTGCTGCAGGAGTTCCTGCGCTCGGCCGAGCCGTTCGTCACCCGGGCCGAGTTCGTGGGGGGCCGGTTCGTGTACGCCGTCCGGGTCGACACCTCCGCCGGCAGCTTCGAGCTCTGCCCCGCCGACGCGTGCGAGGTGCCGGACGTGGTGCCGTTCGCGCTGCGCGAGGAGATCACCGCCGAGCACCCGCTGGTCCGCCGCTACGAGGAGCTCCTCGCCGCGGCCGGGGTCGAGATCGCCGGCATCGAGTTCATGGAGACCGCCGACGGGCGCACGGTGACCTACGACATCAACACGAACACCAACTACAACCCCGCCGTGGAGGCCGTCGCCCCGCGCTCGGGGCCGGGGGAGATCGCCCGCTACCTCGGCGACCTCCTGCGCGCGGAGACCTCCTCCTGA
- a CDS encoding FAD/NAD(P)-binding protein: MPSPSPRTSTPPSPTSDAPAPPAPRSLCVVGAGPRTLVLLQRLGAHVAASPGEHPGLDVHVVDPHDSGAGRVWREAQDPLLWMNSRACDITVLPDDSVTGLTGPVGPGPSLAGWIAENRADLVRDAAAAGDDLLREEVLRSEPGSFVSRRLASRYLAAAWRRTLDGLPPGLRVHRHARTVVDVVDAVDDVDDVDAGPGGGDGDGRQLVHLDGTGEPLAVDVVLLVQGHLDVHPGPRERRAATFARAHGLAHVPPGYTSDQDLDVLVPGSDVVVVGMGLAFVDLVVRLTEGRGGRFEERPDGSLEYRPSGREPRLHAGSRRGVPYRSKIGYPSPTDLGLPRYCTASAVEARHGTGPLDLRADLWPLVVKELAGAHYRELFRTHRERTALAPAEFDARFSRSPWGSAEIDELIARAVPDPADRFDVTALDRPLDGWWGTSGDEVHERVLRHLEADRERRTDPRHSPDAAVVTALLSTYVVVAGLHAAGRLNARSTALDLDGWWHGFFSYVASGPPPQRLRQLSALARAGVLRFLGADVRVRPDADEGVFVASSASGPHEVRARGLVEARLPVADLERTSDVLLTRLRGRGEVRAHELLDGEARLSNGRLVVDGRGRLVRADGSVHPRRFATGAWVSGEAGAPAFARPGADAEVFRRADRLAADVLRAGRPAPPAPRAGTTPAAARRELPRGRGR; the protein is encoded by the coding sequence GTGCCCTCGCCGTCCCCCCGCACGTCCACCCCGCCCTCCCCCACCTCCGACGCCCCCGCACCTCCCGCGCCCCGCAGCCTCTGCGTCGTCGGGGCGGGCCCGCGCACCCTGGTCCTGCTGCAGCGCCTCGGCGCCCACGTCGCCGCCTCCCCCGGGGAGCACCCGGGTCTCGACGTGCACGTCGTCGACCCGCACGACTCCGGCGCCGGCCGGGTCTGGCGGGAGGCGCAGGACCCGCTGCTCTGGATGAACTCCCGGGCGTGCGACATCACGGTGCTGCCGGACGACTCCGTGACCGGCCTGACCGGCCCGGTCGGGCCGGGACCCTCGCTGGCCGGGTGGATCGCGGAGAACCGCGCCGACCTCGTCCGCGACGCCGCCGCCGCCGGGGACGACCTGCTGCGCGAGGAGGTGCTGCGCAGCGAGCCGGGTTCGTTCGTGTCCCGGCGCCTGGCCAGCCGCTACCTGGCCGCGGCCTGGCGGCGCACCCTGGACGGGCTGCCCCCGGGCCTGCGGGTGCACCGGCACGCCCGCACCGTCGTCGACGTCGTGGACGCCGTGGATGACGTGGATGACGTGGACGCCGGGCCCGGGGGTGGGGACGGGGACGGCCGCCAGCTCGTGCACCTCGACGGGACCGGCGAACCCCTCGCCGTGGACGTCGTGCTGCTCGTGCAGGGCCACCTCGACGTGCACCCGGGTCCGCGCGAACGGCGGGCGGCGACGTTCGCCCGCGCCCACGGCCTCGCCCACGTCCCGCCCGGGTACACCAGCGACCAGGACCTCGACGTCCTGGTCCCGGGCAGCGACGTGGTGGTCGTCGGCATGGGACTGGCCTTCGTCGACCTCGTGGTCCGCCTCACCGAGGGCCGCGGCGGGCGGTTCGAGGAACGCCCCGACGGCAGCCTGGAGTACCGCCCCAGCGGCCGGGAACCGCGGCTGCACGCCGGTTCCCGCCGCGGGGTCCCCTACCGCTCCAAGATCGGGTACCCGAGCCCCACCGACCTCGGCCTGCCGCGGTACTGCACCGCGAGCGCCGTGGAGGCCCGCCACGGCACCGGCCCCCTGGACCTGCGCGCGGACCTGTGGCCGCTCGTGGTCAAGGAGCTCGCCGGCGCGCACTACCGGGAGCTGTTCCGCACCCACCGCGAGCGCACCGCCCTGGCCCCGGCCGAGTTCGACGCCCGCTTCAGCCGCTCGCCCTGGGGCAGCGCGGAGATCGACGAGCTGATCGCGCGCGCGGTCCCCGACCCCGCCGACCGCTTCGACGTGACCGCCCTCGACCGCCCCCTCGACGGGTGGTGGGGGACCTCCGGCGACGAGGTGCACGAGCGGGTGCTGCGGCACCTGGAGGCCGACCGCGAGCGCCGGACGGACCCCCGCCACTCCCCCGACGCCGCCGTGGTCACCGCCCTGCTGTCCACCTACGTCGTCGTCGCCGGCCTGCACGCGGCGGGCCGGCTGAACGCGCGGTCCACCGCGCTGGACCTCGACGGCTGGTGGCACGGGTTCTTCAGCTACGTGGCGAGCGGGCCGCCGCCGCAGCGGCTGCGGCAGTTGTCCGCGCTGGCGCGGGCCGGGGTCCTCCGCTTCCTCGGCGCCGACGTGCGGGTGCGTCCCGACGCCGACGAGGGGGTCTTCGTGGCCTCCTCGGCCAGCGGCCCGCACGAGGTGCGCGCCCGCGGCCTGGTGGAGGCCCGGCTGCCGGTCGCGGACCTGGAACGCACCTCCGACGTCCTGCTGACGCGGTTGCGCGGACGCGGCGAGGTGCGGGCCCACGAACTGCTCGACGGCGAGGCGCGGTTGTCCAACGGCCGCCTCGTCGTGGACGGGCGCGGGCGGCTGGTGCGGGCCGACGGCAGCGTCCACCCCCGCCGCTTCGCCACCGGCGCCTGGGTCTCCGGGGAGGCCGGCGCCCCGGCCTTCGCCCGTCCCGGGGCGGACGCCGAGGTGTTCCGCCGCGCCGACCGGCTGGCCGCGGACGTGCTGCGCGCCGGCCGCCCCGCTCCGCCCGCGCCCCGCGCGGGCACCACCCCCGCCGCGGCCCGCCGCGAGCTCCCCCGAGGACGAGGACGATGA
- a CDS encoding aminotransferase class V-fold PLP-dependent enzyme has translation MTTTTLSPSRPCPGAVHGPLLPVVGAGTRVPLAHGGEIPYANLDNAASAPALTAVADRVAQVLPHYASVHRGAGYLSRVSTALFEQARAQVGAFLGAGPDDVVVFTRSTTDALDLLSRAVPTGARVLVADVEHHANLLPWQRSARTTVVRGGADAGETADLLEAELATGRYALLAVAGASNVTGEVLPLRRLARAAHAAGARIAVDGAQLLPHRRVDLGRDGIDWIALSGHKLYAPFGAGALVGRRDWLDAAEPYLAGGGATLDVGHDAVRWASGPDRHEAGSPNVVGAVALAEACATLAALPAGALEAHEAALRERLVTGLGALDGVHVVRPHPEDAVGVVTFTVPGHPASAVAAYLSAEHGVGVRDGRFCAHRFADALGLAEGGLRASTGVGTGSDEVDRLLAAVAQFVTTGPALEYGTTGGHWGPLTDARPAPESFLPSPGGGRG, from the coding sequence GTGACGACCACCACCCTGTCCCCCTCCCGCCCCTGTCCCGGGGCGGTCCACGGGCCCCTGCTGCCCGTCGTCGGCGCGGGCACCCGCGTCCCCCTCGCCCACGGCGGGGAGATCCCCTACGCCAACCTGGACAACGCGGCGAGCGCGCCGGCGCTGACCGCGGTCGCCGACCGCGTCGCGCAGGTCCTGCCCCACTACGCCAGCGTCCACCGCGGCGCCGGGTACCTCTCCCGCGTCTCGACCGCGCTGTTCGAGCAGGCCCGCGCGCAGGTCGGCGCGTTCCTCGGGGCCGGCCCCGACGACGTGGTGGTCTTCACCCGCAGCACCACCGACGCCCTCGACCTGCTCTCGCGCGCGGTGCCGACGGGGGCGCGGGTGCTGGTCGCCGACGTGGAGCACCACGCGAACCTGCTGCCCTGGCAGCGCTCGGCGCGCACCACCGTCGTGCGCGGCGGCGCGGACGCCGGGGAGACCGCCGACCTGCTCGAGGCGGAGCTGGCCACCGGGCGCTACGCCCTGCTGGCCGTCGCGGGGGCCTCGAACGTGACGGGCGAGGTGCTGCCGCTGCGCCGCCTCGCCCGGGCCGCCCACGCCGCGGGCGCGCGCATCGCCGTCGACGGCGCGCAGCTGCTGCCCCACCGGCGGGTCGACCTCGGCCGCGACGGGATCGACTGGATCGCGCTGTCGGGGCACAAGCTGTACGCCCCCTTCGGCGCCGGGGCGCTCGTCGGCCGCCGCGACTGGCTGGACGCCGCCGAGCCCTACCTCGCCGGCGGCGGCGCCACGCTCGACGTCGGCCACGACGCGGTGCGGTGGGCCAGCGGCCCCGACCGCCACGAAGCGGGTTCCCCGAACGTCGTCGGCGCCGTCGCGCTGGCCGAGGCCTGCGCGACGCTGGCCGCGCTGCCCGCCGGGGCGCTGGAGGCGCACGAGGCGGCGCTGCGCGAGCGGCTGGTCACCGGCCTGGGCGCGCTGGACGGCGTCCACGTCGTCCGCCCGCACCCCGAGGACGCGGTGGGGGTGGTGACGTTCACCGTGCCCGGCCACCCGGCGTCGGCGGTGGCGGCCTACCTCTCGGCCGAGCACGGCGTCGGGGTGCGCGACGGGCGGTTCTGCGCGCACCGGTTCGCCGACGCCCTCGGCCTCGCCGAGGGCGGCCTGCGGGCCTCCACCGGGGTCGGCACCGGGTCGGACGAGGTGGACCGGCTGCTCGCCGCCGTCGCGCAGTTCGTCACCACCGGCCCGGCGCTGGAGTACGGGACCACCGGGGGGCACTGGGGTCCGCTGACCGACGCCCGCCCCGCGCCGGAGTCCTTCCTGCCCTCCCCCGGCGGGGGCCGGGGCTGA
- a CDS encoding NtaA/DmoA family FMN-dependent monooxygenase (This protein belongs to a clade of FMN-dependent monooxygenases, within a broader family of flavin-dependent oxidoreductases, the luciferase-like monooxygenase (LMM) family, some of whose members use coenzyme F420 rather than FMN.), with translation MSDTTSDLRFPDAVVHFGVFFQGVNHSTVWSDPRSGSQLHPSTFTQLIRTAERGLFDAFFLGEGLRLREQHGRIHDLDIVGRPDALTELATLAGLTERIGLVATQNTTYNDPADLARRLASLDVLSGGRAAWNVVTTDNAWTGANFRRGGYLDHADRYERAERFVTLARRVWDSWDGEGFAPVTSADRFFDVEITPTVPRSPQGHPVVFQAGDSPAGRDFAARSADVIFSRHGTRHDDALEFADDVRRRVVAAGRPEDDVLVLPGTQIVVADTEAEVEEKARWVLEQQVTPATALSLVGQVWGEDLSGYDPDGPLPTHDPVIAVVDGTRGAARQGHDPRAIAQRWRAVAEENKYSLRELVLHHSSERGFAGTASQLADELTHWVRSGACDGFNVTPYLVPSGLDDIVDQLVPALQDRGAYPAGYVGTTLREHLGLRPPLTRR, from the coding sequence GTGAGCGACACCACCAGCGACCTGCGCTTCCCCGACGCCGTCGTGCACTTCGGCGTCTTCTTCCAGGGCGTCAACCACAGCACCGTCTGGTCCGACCCCCGCAGCGGTTCCCAGCTGCACCCCTCGACGTTTACCCAGCTGATCCGCACCGCCGAGCGGGGCCTGTTCGACGCGTTCTTCCTCGGCGAGGGGCTGCGGCTGCGCGAGCAGCACGGGAGGATCCACGACCTCGACATCGTCGGGCGTCCGGACGCGCTCACCGAGCTCGCCACCCTGGCGGGGCTGACCGAGCGCATCGGCCTGGTCGCGACCCAGAACACCACCTACAACGACCCCGCCGACCTCGCGCGCCGCCTCGCCTCGCTGGACGTGCTGTCCGGGGGGCGCGCGGCGTGGAACGTCGTGACCACCGACAACGCCTGGACGGGGGCGAACTTCCGCCGCGGCGGGTACCTCGACCACGCCGACCGCTACGAGCGCGCCGAGCGCTTCGTGACCCTGGCCCGCCGGGTCTGGGACAGCTGGGACGGCGAGGGGTTCGCGCCCGTCACCTCGGCCGACCGGTTCTTCGACGTCGAGATCACCCCCACCGTCCCGCGCAGCCCGCAGGGCCACCCGGTGGTCTTCCAGGCCGGCGACTCCCCCGCCGGGCGCGACTTCGCCGCCCGCTCGGCCGACGTGATCTTCTCCCGGCACGGGACCCGCCACGACGACGCGCTCGAGTTCGCCGACGACGTCCGGCGACGCGTCGTGGCCGCCGGCCGGCCCGAGGACGACGTCCTCGTCCTGCCCGGCACCCAGATCGTCGTGGCCGACACCGAGGCCGAGGTCGAGGAGAAGGCCCGCTGGGTGCTGGAGCAGCAGGTCACCCCGGCGACGGCCCTGTCCCTGGTGGGCCAGGTCTGGGGCGAGGACCTCTCCGGCTACGACCCCGACGGCCCGCTGCCGACGCACGACCCCGTGATCGCCGTCGTCGACGGCACCCGCGGCGCCGCCCGTCAGGGCCACGACCCCCGCGCCATCGCGCAGCGGTGGCGGGCGGTCGCGGAGGAGAACAAGTACTCGCTGCGCGAGCTCGTGCTGCACCACTCCTCCGAACGCGGTTTCGCCGGGACCGCCTCGCAGCTGGCCGACGAGCTCACGCACTGGGTGCGCAGCGGGGCCTGCGACGGGTTCAACGTCACCCCGTACCTGGTGCCCAGCGGGCTCGACGACATCGTCGACCAGCTCGTCCCCGCGCTGCAGGACCGGGGCGCCTACCCGGCCGGGTACGTGGGGACGACGCTGCGCGAGCACCTCGGGCTGCGCCCGCCGCTGACCCGCCGCTGA
- a CDS encoding LLM class flavin-dependent oxidoreductase: protein MPTPFHVFLDVDGGGWHPAAWRRSRVTPDAVLSPARLREFAVTAQAQGLTGLTFEDAAAPDPRNPVGHLDAVQRAAFLAGTTDAIGLLPVAATTYAEPFHVAAQIASLDHSSAGRAGWLATTSPAAVARAVDLPVAPDPAAELADVVRAVRALWDSWEDDAVVRDVATGRYVDRDRLHHVDVETAGWSVKGPLTVPRPPQGQPVVVVHERDLSGAPGTADVVLTGDERTRRSAGGPLVVLDVELALDTDAAPGAERVAALDADAPAPVRDRVRWTGSGEGFARYLCGLAGSFDGVRLHAAVLDEDLRALLRTTLPALRVARLLQPPLPGSTLRTTLGLTRPANRFATT from the coding sequence ATGCCGACCCCGTTCCACGTGTTCCTCGACGTCGACGGCGGCGGGTGGCACCCCGCCGCCTGGCGCCGTTCCCGCGTCACCCCCGACGCCGTGCTGTCCCCGGCCCGGCTGCGGGAGTTCGCCGTCACCGCCCAGGCCCAGGGCCTCACGGGGCTGACGTTCGAGGACGCCGCGGCGCCGGACCCCCGCAACCCCGTCGGGCACCTCGACGCCGTCCAGCGCGCGGCGTTCCTGGCCGGCACGACCGACGCGATCGGGCTGCTGCCGGTGGCGGCGACGACGTACGCGGAACCGTTCCACGTCGCCGCGCAGATCGCCTCCCTCGACCACTCCAGCGCCGGGCGGGCCGGCTGGCTGGCGACGACGTCGCCCGCGGCGGTGGCGCGCGCGGTGGACCTCCCGGTGGCGCCGGACCCGGCCGCGGAGCTCGCGGACGTGGTCCGGGCCGTCCGCGCGCTGTGGGACTCCTGGGAGGACGACGCGGTGGTCCGCGACGTCGCCACGGGCCGCTACGTCGACCGCGACCGCCTGCATCACGTCGACGTCGAGACGGCGGGCTGGTCGGTGAAGGGCCCGCTCACGGTGCCCCGCCCGCCGCAGGGCCAGCCGGTCGTCGTCGTCCACGAGCGCGACCTGAGCGGCGCGCCGGGGACGGCCGACGTCGTCCTCACCGGCGACGAGCGCACCCGCCGGAGCGCGGGCGGCCCGCTCGTCGTGCTCGACGTCGAGCTCGCCCTCGACACCGACGCCGCACCCGGGGCCGAGCGGGTCGCGGCCCTCGACGCCGACGCGCCCGCCCCGGTGCGCGACCGGGTGCGCTGGACGGGGTCCGGCGAGGGCTTCGCCCGCTACCTGTGCGGGCTGGCCGGCTCCTTCGACGGCGTGCGCCTGCACGCCGCCGTGCTCGACGAGGACCTGCGGGCGCTGCTGCGCACCACCCTCCCCGCGCTGCGGGTGGCCCGGCTGCTGCAGCCCCCGCTGCCCGGGTCCACCCTGCGCACCACCCTCGGCCTGACCCGGCCGGCCAACCGGTTCGCGACGACCTGA
- a CDS encoding methylenetetrahydrofolate reductase: MTLAPLVAGAAGRPVLSFELFPPRSESAREGLWRKLSDLLAARPDFVSVTFGAAGATRGPSRDLLAHVLRTTAVPAMAHLTCVGSSRREVVDLASEFLDAGVRNVLALRGDPPAGDAGWTPHPDGVATARDLVELLQVADRRRAALRGARVPVDEGPLSLAVAAFPRGGEGELAALRAKQDAGADFAVCQVTFSAGEYAAFVRRARAAGVRIPLLPGVAVTDCTRRLGRIGELTGVPVPVPLLAALDTDDAPRRRRAATAFTAGLARGLLDAGAPGVHLYTFNAAEPALDLLDDLDLPRSLDPIRASTAAAAGGPAR, encoded by the coding sequence GTGACCCTGGCTCCCCTCGTCGCCGGAGCGGCGGGGAGACCCGTCCTCAGCTTCGAACTGTTCCCCCCGCGTTCCGAGAGCGCCCGGGAAGGTTTGTGGCGCAAGCTGTCCGACCTCCTCGCCGCCCGCCCGGACTTCGTGTCGGTCACGTTCGGCGCGGCCGGGGCCACCCGCGGACCCAGCCGGGACCTGCTGGCCCACGTGCTCCGCACGACGGCCGTGCCCGCCATGGCCCACCTGACCTGCGTGGGGTCCTCCCGCCGCGAGGTCGTGGACCTGGCCAGCGAGTTCCTCGACGCCGGGGTCCGCAACGTCCTCGCCCTGCGCGGGGACCCGCCGGCCGGGGACGCGGGGTGGACCCCGCACCCCGACGGGGTGGCCACGGCCCGCGACCTGGTGGAACTCCTCCAGGTCGCCGACCGGCGCCGGGCGGCCCTGCGGGGCGCGCGGGTCCCGGTCGACGAGGGCCCGCTGAGCCTCGCCGTCGCCGCCTTCCCCCGCGGGGGCGAGGGCGAACTGGCCGCGCTGCGCGCCAAGCAGGACGCCGGCGCGGACTTCGCGGTCTGCCAGGTGACGTTCTCCGCCGGGGAGTACGCCGCCTTCGTCCGCCGGGCCCGCGCGGCGGGGGTGCGGATCCCGCTGCTGCCCGGTGTCGCGGTGACCGACTGCACCCGTCGGCTGGGGCGGATCGGCGAACTCACCGGCGTCCCCGTCCCCGTCCCGCTGCTGGCGGCGCTCGACACCGACGACGCGCCCCGGCGCCGGCGCGCCGCGACGGCGTTCACGGCGGGACTGGCCCGCGGGCTGCTCGACGCCGGCGCCCCCGGTGTCCACCTCTACACGTTCAACGCGGCCGAACCGGCCCTCGACCTGCTCGACGACCTCGACCTGCCCCGCTCCCTCGACCCGATCCGCGCCAGCACGGCTGCCGCGGCAGGAGGACCCGCACGATGA
- a CDS encoding amino acid ABC transporter ATP-binding protein — MSAVAAVGTASEQPVVRLEGVHKRFGALEVLRGIDLTVAAGTVTVVLGASGSGKSTLLRTVNHLEKVDAGIVEVNGELIGYRRSGRHLRELHEREVLRQRSRIGFVFQHFNLFPHLTVLENVVEAPVSAQRRRRSEVEPEARALLARVGLSDKAGEYPRRLSGGQQQRVAIARALALKPSLVLFDEPTSALDPELVGEVLDVIRDLAVSGTTMVVVTHEIGFAREVADRVVFLHEGTVVEEGSAAQVLDAPRHERTRAFLAKVL; from the coding sequence GTGAGCGCGGTCGCTGCGGTCGGTACGGCCAGCGAGCAGCCCGTCGTGCGTCTCGAAGGGGTGCACAAGCGGTTCGGGGCGCTGGAGGTGCTGCGCGGCATCGACCTCACGGTGGCCGCCGGCACGGTGACCGTCGTCCTCGGCGCCTCCGGCTCGGGCAAGTCGACGTTGCTGCGCACCGTCAACCACCTGGAGAAGGTCGACGCCGGGATCGTCGAGGTCAACGGCGAGCTCATCGGGTACCGCCGCTCCGGGCGGCACCTGCGCGAACTCCACGAGCGCGAGGTCCTGCGGCAGCGCTCGCGCATCGGGTTCGTGTTCCAGCACTTCAACCTCTTCCCGCACCTGACGGTGCTGGAGAACGTCGTGGAGGCGCCGGTGTCGGCGCAACGGCGCCGCCGCTCCGAGGTCGAACCCGAAGCGCGCGCGCTCCTCGCCCGGGTGGGGTTGTCGGACAAGGCCGGCGAGTACCCGCGGCGGTTGTCCGGGGGCCAGCAGCAACGGGTGGCCATCGCCCGCGCCCTCGCCCTGAAGCCGTCGCTGGTGCTCTTCGACGAACCGACGTCGGCGCTCGACCCCGAACTCGTGGGCGAGGTCCTCGACGTCATCCGCGACCTGGCCGTCTCCGGCACGACGATGGTCGTGGTCACCCACGAGATCGGTTTCGCCCGCGAGGTCGCCGACCGCGTCGTCTTCCTCCACGAGGGGACCGTCGTCGAGGAGGGCAGCGCCGCGCAGGTGCTGGACGCCCCCCGCCACGAGCGCACCCGCGCGTTCCTCGCCAAGGTCCTCTGA